One Setaria italica strain Yugu1 chromosome II, Setaria_italica_v2.0, whole genome shotgun sequence DNA segment encodes these proteins:
- the LOC101785193 gene encoding E3 ubiquitin-protein ligase SP1 isoform X2 — protein MMIPWGGVGCCLSAAALYLLGRSSGRDAEVLRSVARAGSMKDLAAILDTASKVLPLVVAVSGRVGSDTPLICQQSGMRGVIVEETAEQHFLKHNDAGSWIQDSAVMLSVSKEVPWYLDDGTGRVYVVGARAAAGLILTVASEVFEESGRTLVRGTLDYLQGLKMLGVKRTERVLPTGTSLTVVGEAIKDDVGTIRIQRPHKGPFYVSPKSIDQLILNLGKWAKLYRLASMGFATFSVFLLAKRAIQHFLERKRRHELQKRVLNAAAQRQAREAEGGKGTSNTEPNSKKDQLVLDICVICLEQEYNAVFVPLPHNLTTT, from the exons ATGATGATTCCGTGGGGCGGAGTGGGGTGCTGCCTCAGCGCCGCGGCGCTGTATCTCCTTGGGAGGAGCAGCGGAAG AGATGCGGAGGTGCTGCGGTCGGTCGCGAGGGCTGGCAGCATGAAGGATTTAG CTGCTATCTTGGACACTGCAAGTAAAGTCCTACCACTTGTAGTGGCCGTTTCTGGAAGAGTTGGTTCAGACACGCCACTTATATGCCAACAAAGTGGCATGAGAGGTGTAATCGTTGAGGAAACG GCAGAGCAACACTTCCTGAAGCACAACGATGCTGGATCCTGGATTCAAGATTCTGCAGTGATGCTTTCTGTTAGCAAAGAGGTTCCATGGTATCTG GATGATGGAACTGGACGTGTCTATGTGGTCGGTGCTCGTGCTGCAGCTGGTTTAATTTTAACTGTTGCCAGTGAGGTTTTTGAGGAGTCAGGGCGGACACTTGTACGTGGAACTCTAGATTATTTACAAGGATTGAAG ATGCTTGGAGTAAAGCGAACTGAAAGGGTTCTTCCAACTGGAACCTCGTTGACGGTTGTTGGTGAG GCCATTAAAGATGATGTTGGAACTATTCGAATTCAGAGACCGCACAAAGGACCATTTTATGTATCACCAAAAAGCATTGATCAACTTATCTTGAATCTTGGAAAATGGGCCAA GTTATACCGGCTTGCTTCCATGGGCTTTGCAACATTTAGTGTTTTTCTCCTTGCAAAGCGTGCAATTCAGCATTTTCTGGAAAGGAAGCGCCGGCACGAACTGCAGAAAAG GGTTCTTAATGCAGCAGCACAAAGGCAAGCTAGAGAAGCTGAAG GGGGCAAAGGTACATCAAACACAGAGCCTAACAGTAAAAAAGATCAATTGGTGCTGGATATATGTGTTATATGCCTTGAGCAAGAGTACAATGCTGTTTTTGTGCC CTTGCCTCATAACTTGACAACCACTTGA
- the LOC101783444 gene encoding BSD domain-containing protein 1 translates to MDFFKSILAEPDPDPASPPPEQEPEPAPTAPAGGGGGWGFGGLLKTLTSQSETVLEAYRRDLAEFSTGLRRETEVLRDAAARAARDLPSSAHALDGLADIVAQGKDALSQVAAAAAAPVSAHSDGGEWEQSSASGAHVRYSRFEAQLRALQADPTTFTADPEDAEDFAAWSKGFNLDERKDEIEALCYDSDALEAMVDRLVPGTVESEVFWSRYFYRVHKLKQQEDARAKLVQRVIAQEEDEDLSWEVDDEDEEEEQQKEDAKELAARQEPIKEEVKHEVEVKENERVVEERKVEAVEEPAALEEQKNADEPQPVVLGSSLVVVDEEEQKNADEPQPVVFGSSLVVVDEEEKEGHSKSSVEESGDKKEAVKHETSDSSKDSDYSIVSRQRTMEEEDLEWDEIEDLGEHEEKKGSTHDSSPALKEELRKRLSVAEDDEDLSWDIEDDDDKS, encoded by the coding sequence ATGGATTTCTTCAAGTCCATCCTCGCCGAGCCCGATCCGGACccggcctccccgccgccggagcaggagCCCGAGCCCGCGCCCACCGCtcccgctggcggcggcggcgggtggggctTCGGCGGGCTCCTCAAGACGCTCACCTCGCAGTCCGAGACCGTGCTCGAGGCCTACCGCCGCGACCTCGCCGAGTTCAGCACCGGCCTGCGCCGCGAGACCGAGGTgctccgcgacgccgccgcccgcgccgcgcgggaCCTGCCGTCCTCCGCGCACGCGCTCGACGGGCTCGCGGACATCGTCGCGCAGGGCAAGGACGCGCTCTCACaggtcgccgccgctgcggccgctCCGGTCTCCGCGCACTCCGACGGCGGTGAGTGGGAGCAAAGCTCCGCCTCCGGGGCCCACGTCCGGTACAGCCGCTTCGAGGCGCAGCTGCGGGCGCTCCAGGCGGATCCGACCACCTTCACCGCCGATCCCGAGGATGCTGAGGACTTCGCGGCTTGGAGTAAGGGGTTTAATTTGGATGAGAGGAAGGACGAGATCGAGGCCCTGTGCTACGATAGTGACGCGCTGGAAGCCATGGTGGACAGGCTAGTGCCGGGCACCGTGGAGAGCGAGGTGTTCTGGTCGAGGTACTTCTACCGTGTCCATAAGCTGAAGCAGCAGGAGGACGCGAGGGCGAAGCTTGTGCAGCGTGTGATCGCtcaggaggaagatgaggattTGAGCTGGGAAGtggatgatgaggatgaggaggaagagcagcagAAAGAGGATGCAAAAGAGCTAGCAGCAAGGCAAGAGCCAATCAAAGAAGAAGTCAAGCATGAAGTGGAAGTGAAGGAAAACGAGAGAGTGGTGGAAGAACGGAAGGTTGAGGCAGTGGAAGAACCGGCTGCTTTGGAGGAACAGAAGAATGCTGATGAGCCCCAACCAGTGGTTTTAGGTAGCTCTTTGGTAGTAGTGGATGAGGAGGAGCAGAAGAATGCTGATGAGCCACAACCAGTGGTTTTTGGTAGCTCTTTGGTTGTAGTGgatgaggaagagaaggaagggCACTCCAAGTCGAGTGTTGAAGAATCAGGTGACAAGAAAGAAGCGGTGAAGCATGAGACCAGTGATTCAAGCAAGGATAGTGATTACTCCATAGTGTCTAGACAGCGAACAATGGAGGAAGAGGATCTTGAATGGGATGAGATCGAAGATCTTGGAGAGCATGAAGAAAAGAAGGGCAGCACCCATGACTCAAGCCCTGCTCTGAAGGAGGAGCTGCGAAAGAGGCTGAGTGTGGCTGAAGATGACGAAGATTTGAGCTGGGATATCGAGGATGACGATGATAAGTCTTGA
- the LOC101763476 gene encoding protein trichome birefringence-like 11 has protein sequence MEMASARRRANKAQCGGGGDQQIALWGACVLLSALSLLVAAASSGFGAARLTAREVGALVRATTTGAAAVATRAVNDGGGSRYCSDDDDLVRSMSVDGEWVRDAVDDRRRGALYEPGQCPFVDVGFRCRENGRPDGEYAKWRWQPRRCTLPSFDATRLLEILRNRRLVFVGDSIGRNQWESMLCMLASAVAAGEGSNSIYEENGSPITKHKGFLSFRFRDHNCTVEHYRSPYLVRRGRPPRRSPKRVGTTLQLGAMDSRAARWKDADILVFNTGHWWNQERLQRLGCYFQDGKKLQLNMSVEDAYQRAMNTLQKWIQKEVNAVKTLVVFRTYSPAHVRVTDGGGGCAAETLPELNTSRIALHRWPGVLNPTFDEAPEKKLHVLNVTLMTAQRRDGHPSVYNNVVPSSSRTTTTPAGQRADCSHWCLPGVPDAWNELLYALIVRRFS, from the exons ATGGAGATGGCGAGTGCGCGGAGGAGGGCCAATAAGGCtcagtgcggcggcggcggcgaccagcaGATCGCGCTGTGGGGCGCCTGCGTGCTCCTCTCCGCCCTCTCgctgctcgtcgccgccgcctcctcggggTTCGGCGCCGCGAGGCTCACCGCCCGGGAGGTCGGCGCGCTCGTCAGGGCCACCACGAccggcgctgccgccgtcgccacccgcgccgTGAACGACGGCGGTGGCAGCAGGTACTGCAGCGACGATGACGACCTGGTCCGCAGCATGTCCGTCGACGGGGAGTGGGTGCGCGACGCCGTCgacgaccgccgccgcggcgcgctgtACGAGCCGGGGCAGTGCCCGTTCGTCGACGTGGGGTTCCGGTGCCGCGAGAACGGCCGGCCGGACGGCGAGTACGCCAAGTGGAGGTGGCAGCCGAGGCGCTGCACGCTGCCAAGTTTCGACGCCACGAGGCTGCTCGAGATCCTCCGGAACCGGCGGCTGGTGTTCGTCGGCGACTCGATCGGGCGGAACCAGTGGGAGTCCATGCTGTGCATGCTCGcctcggccgtcgccgccggcgagggctcCAACTCCATATACGAGGAGAACGGGAGCCCCATCACCAAGCACAAGGGCTTCCTCTCCTTCCGGTTCCGTGACCACAACTGCACGGTGGAGCACTACCGGTCGCCGTACCTGGTCCGGCGcggccgcccgccacgccgctCGCCGAAGCGCGTCGGCACCACGCTCCAGCTGGGCGCCATGGATTCCAGGGCCGCCCGGTGGAAGGACGCGGACATCTTGGTGTTCAACACGGGCCACTGGTGGAACCAGGAAAGGCTGCAGCGATT AGGATGCTACTTCCAGGACGGCAAGAAGCTACAACTGAACATGAGCGTCGAGGACGCGTACCAAAGAGCGATGAACACACTGCAGAAATGGATCCAGAAGGAAGTGAACGCCGTAAAAACACTGGTCGTGTTCCGAACGTACTCACCGGCACACGTCAGGGTCACGGACGGTGGAGGAGGGTGTGCCGCGGAGACGCTGCCGGAGCTGAACACGTCGAGGATCGCGCTGCACCGGTGGCCGGGCGTACTGAACCCGACTTTTGACGAAGCACCGGAGAAGAAATTGCACGTGCTGAACGTCACCCTGATGACGGCGCAGAGGAGAGACGGCCATCCGTCGGTGTACAACAACGTGGTGCCATCGTcgtcgaggacgacgacgacgccggcggggCAGAGGGCGGACTGCAGCCACTGGTGCCTGCCCGGCGTGCCGGACGCGTGGAACGAGCTCCTCTACGCTTTGATTGTCAGGAGGTTCTCGTGA
- the LOC101763073 gene encoding uncharacterized protein LOC101763073, with amino-acid sequence MAQSRTTEHCVQMPAHGAGQGKTAAPTPEKQLNCFVRCIALIERLGNALGTLAFTWATVVLLGGYPTALSSKDFRYATAIVSLEAARMFSRNNRLDYQLLFRTRGAVRPLGWNGLTVIVPAAIIRIVLASLRLGSHSYYGDDGHLDKRNPGDKTNLVPSLNIFYGMVLGQGALYIAACMLDIFSFIPQRSLARQGGYADDDRLLRKISGQALTMLAMDSVNNCLTMLRETGYVFIKELTSIIRVDRYRCVAASLLRSMCLHAQQELEESDQRELSYALREVLERTLIADGAELEIFIGLSSQICKVIPEDLAKELEDSHIKQRFVMRLVDVLNSYTEPSPHCPGIRRVILEQAINMMEHDSRYTNCFIDRHMAEALSMVEETVSEAENYSLFLGDVGLMEAREPLSSLMARAKQLLAVR; translated from the exons ATGGCGCAGAGCCGCACCACGGAGCACTGCGTCCAGATGCCTGCTCATGGCGCCGGCCAAGGCAAGACCGCCGCGCCCACACCGGAGAAGCAGCTCAACTGCTTCGTCCGCTGCATCGCGCTGATTGAAAGGTTGGGCAACGCCCTCGGCACGCTGGCGTTCACCTGGGCAACCGTCGTCCTGTTGGGCGGTTACCCGACGGCGCTCAGCTCCAAGGACTTCCGGTATGCAACAGCCATAGTTTCCCTTGAAGCCGCAAG GATGTTCAGCCGCAACAACAGACTGGACTACCAGCTATTATTCCGCACCAGAGGTGCAGTTAGGCCTCTTGGATGGAATGGGCTGACCGTCATC GTTCCAGCAGCAATCATACGTATCGTGCTCGCATCATTGCGTCTTGGATCACATTCTTACTATGGTGATGATGGCCATCTTGATAAGAGAAACCCAGGGGACAAGACAAACCTTGTCCCATCTCTAAATATCTTCTATGGGATGGTGCTCGGCCAAGGGGCACTCTACATTGCAGCCTGCATGCTCGATATCTTTTCATTCATCCCTCAGAGATCCCTTGCTCGCCAAGGTGGATATGCAG ATGATGATCGGTTGCTAAGGAAGATCTCCGGGCAAGCGTTGACAATGTTGGCAATGGACAGTGTCAACAACTGTCTGACCATGTTAAGGGAAACAGGGTATGTATTCATTAAGGAACTCACAAGTATAATCCGTGTTGACAGGTACAGATGCGTGGCAGCAAGTTTGTTGAGAAGTATGTGCCTGCATGCCCAGCAAGAGCTTGAAGAATCAGACCAAAGAGAACTATCTTACGCCTTGCGAGAG GTGTTAGAAAGAACATTGATTGCAGACGGGGCAGAACTAGAGATTTTCATTGGCCTTAGTTCGCAGATATGCAAAGTGATCCCAGAAGACTTGGCCAAAGAACTAGAAGACAGTCATATCAAGCAAAGATTCGTGATGCGGCTCGTCGACGTGCTGAACTCATACACAGAGCCCAGCCCTCATTGCCCCGGGATCAGGAGGGTGATACTCGAGCAAGCTATAAACATGATGGAACATGACTCCCGCTACACCAACTGCTTCATCGATCGCCACATGGCGGAAGCACTGTCCATGGTGGAAGAGACAGTCTCGGAGGCCGAGAACTACAGCCTCTTCCTGGGCGATGTAGGGCTCATGGAAGCCCGCGAGCCTTTGTCCTCTCTTATGGCGAGGGCCAAACAGCTGCTGGCCGTCCGTTGA
- the LOC101786663 gene encoding uncharacterized protein LOC101786663: MALSWPSAVRLAVATVLLVAVGVALFTLPVEKILKDFLVWIKGNLGPWGPLVLALAYIPLTVLAVPASILTLGGGYLFGLPVGFVADSLGATIGATAAFLLGRTIGRPYVLSKCKDYPKFQAVAIAIQRSGFKIVLLLRLVPLLPFNMLNYLLSVTPVGIGEYMLASWLGMMPITLALVYVGTTLKDLSDVTHGWSEISTTRWILIISGFVLSVVLIICVTKVAKSSLEKALAENGELDAGTSQLPVVASPSDLQQPLVIKIDTSNEDHEK, translated from the exons ATGGCGCTCTCGTGGCCCTCGGCcgtccgcctcgccgtcgccaccgtcctgctcgtcgccgtcggcgtAGCGCTCTTCACGCTCCCCGTCGAGAAG ATTCTAAAGGATTTTCTGGTTTGGATCAAGGGGAACTTGGGTCCATGGGGTCCTTTGGTGCT GGCCCTTGCTTACATCCCTCTGACGGTCTTAGCTGTTCCAGCATCAATTCTTACA CTTGGAGGGGGCTATCTTTTCGGCTTGCCTGTTGGGTTTGTTGCTGATTCCCTTGGAGCAACAATAGGTGCAACTGCCGCATTTCTTCTTGGCAGGACG ATTGGGAGGCCTTACGTTCTCTCCAAATGCAAAGATTACCCCAAGTTTCAAGCCGTAGCTATTGCCATCCAAAGGTCTGGCTTCAAG ATCGTGTTGCTACTGAGGCTTGTGCCTTTACTTCCGTTCAACATGTTGAACTACCTGTTGTCTGTCACTCCTGTTGGCATTGGAGAATACATGCTGGCTTCTTGGTTAGGAATGATG CCAATCACCCTCGCTTTGGTATATGTTGGAACAACACTGAAAGATCTATCAGATGTGACGCATGGGTGGAGCGAGATCTCAACTACTCGATGG ATTCTGATAATATCTGGCTTTGTATTGTCTG TTGTCTTGATTATCTGCGTCACAAAAGTTGCAAAATCATCTCTGGAGAAGGCATTGGCTGAGAATGGAGAGCTCGACGCTGGAACCTCACAGCTTCCTGTGGTAGCCTCTCCCTCGGATCTACAGCAACCTCTTGTAATCAAGATTGACACATCAAACGAAGATCATGAGAAGTAA
- the LOC101786267 gene encoding DNA-directed RNA polymerase V subunit 7, producing the protein MVFLEVEMSWNVLISPSQLDRKGLLLRKAIIVRLLEDVTNKRASKEHGYYVAVNQLKAISEGKVRELTGDVLFPVTFTCITQKPLKGEILVGYVDRILKHGVFLKSGPVESIFMAEKSMSDYKYIGGENPMFMNDHSKLEKDTAVRFKVMGFRWMEADRQFQLLATIAGDFLGPL; encoded by the coding sequence ATGGTTTTTCTTGAGGTAGAGATGTCATGGAATGTGTTGATATCCCCTAGCCAGCTGGACCGCAAGGGCCTCCTGCTCCGCAAGGCTATCATTGTGCGTCTTCTGGAGGATGTTACCAACAAGAGGGCTTCCAAGGAGCATGGCTACTACGTTGCCGTCAATCAGCTGAAGGCAATATCTGAAGGGAAAGTGCGCGAGCTTACTGGAGACGTTCTGTTCCCAGTCACATTCACCTGCATCACACAGAAGCCTCTGAAGGGCGAGATCTTGGTTGGATATGTGGATAGGATCCTCAAGCACGGCGTGTTTCTCAAATCTGGACCTGTTGAGAGCATCTTCATGGCTGAGAAGTCGATGAGCGATTACAAGTACATCGGAGGGGAGAACCCTATGTTCATGAATGACCACTCAAAGCTGGAGAAGGACACCGCCGTGCGTTTCAAGGTCATGGGATTCCGCTGGATGGAAGCTGACCGCCAGTTTCAGCTCCTTGCTACGATCGCTGGTGACTTTCTTGGGCCACTGTGA
- the LOC101785193 gene encoding E3 ubiquitin-protein ligase SP1 isoform X1 has protein sequence MMIPWGGVGCCLSAAALYLLGRSSGRDAEVLRSVARAGSMKDLAAILDTASKVLPLVVAVSGRVGSDTPLICQQSGMRGVIVEETAEQHFLKHNDAGSWIQDSAVMLSVSKEVPWYLDDGTGRVYVVGARAAAGLILTVASEVFEESGRTLVRGTLDYLQGLKMLGVKRTERVLPTGTSLTVVGEAIKDDVGTIRIQRPHKGPFYVSPKSIDQLILNLGKWAKLYRLASMGFATFSVFLLAKRAIQHFLERKRRHELQKRVLNAAAQRQAREAEGGKGTSNTEPNSKKDQLVLDICVICLEQEYNAVFVPCGHMCCCMACSSHLTNCPLCRRRIDQAVRTFRH, from the exons ATGATGATTCCGTGGGGCGGAGTGGGGTGCTGCCTCAGCGCCGCGGCGCTGTATCTCCTTGGGAGGAGCAGCGGAAG AGATGCGGAGGTGCTGCGGTCGGTCGCGAGGGCTGGCAGCATGAAGGATTTAG CTGCTATCTTGGACACTGCAAGTAAAGTCCTACCACTTGTAGTGGCCGTTTCTGGAAGAGTTGGTTCAGACACGCCACTTATATGCCAACAAAGTGGCATGAGAGGTGTAATCGTTGAGGAAACG GCAGAGCAACACTTCCTGAAGCACAACGATGCTGGATCCTGGATTCAAGATTCTGCAGTGATGCTTTCTGTTAGCAAAGAGGTTCCATGGTATCTG GATGATGGAACTGGACGTGTCTATGTGGTCGGTGCTCGTGCTGCAGCTGGTTTAATTTTAACTGTTGCCAGTGAGGTTTTTGAGGAGTCAGGGCGGACACTTGTACGTGGAACTCTAGATTATTTACAAGGATTGAAG ATGCTTGGAGTAAAGCGAACTGAAAGGGTTCTTCCAACTGGAACCTCGTTGACGGTTGTTGGTGAG GCCATTAAAGATGATGTTGGAACTATTCGAATTCAGAGACCGCACAAAGGACCATTTTATGTATCACCAAAAAGCATTGATCAACTTATCTTGAATCTTGGAAAATGGGCCAA GTTATACCGGCTTGCTTCCATGGGCTTTGCAACATTTAGTGTTTTTCTCCTTGCAAAGCGTGCAATTCAGCATTTTCTGGAAAGGAAGCGCCGGCACGAACTGCAGAAAAG GGTTCTTAATGCAGCAGCACAAAGGCAAGCTAGAGAAGCTGAAG GGGGCAAAGGTACATCAAACACAGAGCCTAACAGTAAAAAAGATCAATTGGTGCTGGATATATGTGTTATATGCCTTGAGCAAGAGTACAATGCTGTTTTTGTGCC GTGCGGCCACATGTGTTGTTGTATGGCCTGCTCTTCACATTTAACAAACTGCCCACTTTGCCGGAGAAGAATAGACCAAGCTGTCAGAACTTTCCGCCATTGA
- the LOC101785859 gene encoding DEAD-box ATP-dependent RNA helicase 57: METSKLSSALFAGTHFNRKRFAADFARFHQGPTPSPAAPSALSPEKKRKRKSGKAKAKNNKKKRAEAAAASSSDVVEGFNVFKGLVGKNDELRSEKVVIGKDEDSVSVRRRKEIEREIERAAVLRKRFDIHIAGQNVPAPLESFEELISRYGCDSYLVGNLSKLGFQEPTPIQRQAIPILLSGRECFACAPTGSGKTLAFLFPLLMKIKPGSKGGVKAVILCPTRELAAQTVRECKKMAKGRKYYIKLMTKDLSKSGNFKDMHCDILVSTPLRLDHAVKKRDLDLSSVEYLVLDESDKLFELGFVEVIDSVVEACSNPSIIRSLFSATLPDSIEALARTIMHDAIRVIVGRKNSASSLIKQKLIFAGTERGKLLALRQSFQESLNPPVLIFVQSKDRAKELYKELAFDDVRADVIHADLSEEQRQDAVDNLRAGKTWVLIATEVIARGMDFKGVNCVINYDFPESAAAYIHRIGRCGRAGRSGEAITFFTEEDKPFLRNIANVLVSSGCEVPSWIMALPKLKRMKHRVDRDPISTLPDED; the protein is encoded by the exons atGGAGACCTCGAAGCTCTCGTCGGCGCTCTTCGCCGGCACTCACTTCAACCGCAAGCGCTTCGCCGCCGACTTTGCGCGGTTCCATCAAGGCCCGACTCCCTcacccgccgccccctccgcgctgtccccggagaagaagcggaAGCGAAAGAGCGGCAAGGCGAAGGCGAAGAATAATAAGAAGAAGCGAGCGGAAGCGGCTGCCGCCTCGTCGTCGG ATGTTGTGGAGGGGTTCAATGTGTTCAAGGGATTGGTGGGTAAAAATGACGAGCTGCGTTCTGAGAAGGTGGTGATAGGGAAGGATGAGGATTCGGTGTCTGTGAGGCGGCGGAAGGAGATTGAGAGGGAAATCGAG AGGGCTGCAGTTCTTCGGAAGAGGTTTGATATTCACATTGCTGGACAAAATGTTCCAGCACCACTTGAGAGCTTTGAAGAACTGATTTCAAG ATATGGGTGTGATTCCTATCTGGTTGGGAACTTGTCAAAACTTGGGTTTCAAGAACCTACACCAATACAAAGGCAGGCCATTCCCATTCTTCTTTCG GGGAGGGAATGCTTTGCTTGTGCACCTACTGGTTCTGGCAAGACACTGGCTTTCTTGTTTCCACTTCTTATGAAAATTAAG CCAGGGTCTAAAGGTGGTGTTAAAGCTGTGATTCTTTGCCCAACGAGAGAATTGGCCGCACAAACTGTGAGAGAATGCAAGAAGATGGCTAAAGGAAGGAAGTACTATATTAAATTGATGACCAAAGATCTCTCCAAATCAGGGAATTTCAAAGATATGCACTGTGATATCCTTGTTTCCACCCCGCTTCGTTTGGACCATGCTGTAAAGAAAAGAGACCTTGATTTAAGTAG TGTGGAATACCTTGTCTTGGATGAATCTGATAAACTTTTTGAGCTTGGATTTGTTGAAGTGATTGATTCAGTTGTTGAAGCCTGTTCCAATCCTTCAATAATTCGGTCTTTGTTCAGTGCCACATTGCCCGATTCAATTGAGGCTCTTGCACGCACTATAATGCACGATGCCATTCGAGTCATTGTTGGAAGAAA GAATTCAGCTTCCTCACTGATTAAGCAAAAATTGATTTTCGCTGGAACTGAGAGGGGGAAGTTGCTAGCTCTTCGGCAAAGCTTTCAAGAG TCTCTCAATCCACCAGTATTGATCTTTGTCCAAAGCAAAGACAGAGCAAAAGAGCTTTACAAAGAACTGGCATTTGATGACGTTAGGGCTGATGTAATTCATGCAGACCTCAGTGAGGAGCAG CGTCAGGATGCTGTTGACAACTTGAGAGCTGGAAAGACCTGGGTACTGATAGCAACAGAAGTCATTGCTCGGGGAATGGATTTCAAAGGTGTAAACTGTGTGATAAACTACGATTTTCCGGAGTCAGCTGCTGCCTATATTCACAGGATAG GACGATGCGGAAGAGCCGGTAGATCTGGGGAGGCCATCACGTTCTTCACAGAGGAGGACAAGCCATTCTTGAGGAATATCGCGAACGTGCTGGTATCTTCAGGATGTGAAGTTCCTTCCTGGATAATGGCATTGCCGAAGCTCAAGCGAATGAAGCACAGGGTGGATAGGGACCCAATCTCCACCTTACCGGATGAAGATTAA
- the LOC101784260 gene encoding uncharacterized protein LOC101784260 — MNYTPSPRIVRGRGRNKRKWTAEEDEELVKALCEVSADPRYKVEGGGFKNCYSQGIQSILAQKLPGRGIKASPHVDSRLKVLKRKYYSIKDMLASPGFSWDDARKMIQCEKQRYDEYCRDHPRAKGMYGIPFVYFDTFDAIYGKDRYIGEGLEGSEEAIANMENGENANEVGDDEVEEDAMSTGVSGRSLAATLSSKSQKKYKHDGKGNRTESNCPSLDKFKDLHGQFQTAIQHVSTMAAAMELFKDVHDHFQSVVQHAGAMATGMEQFKDAHDRFQSVVQHVSTTTAAMEQFKDALDHFQTITQNGRVIAEVEYGTDMQEKSLCEEPQRKAKVTAISEVEKLGLTGIEVVTAASIFAKEPNQMDMFLALPEIYKKDYILQMLSGGQSIQYSVG, encoded by the exons ATGAATTATACTCCAAGCCCCAGAATCGTTCGCGGCAGAGGTAGAAATAAAAGGAAGTGGACagcagaagaagatgaagagctTGTCAAAGCCTTGTGCGAGGTATCTGCTGATCCTAGATATAAGGTTGAAGGAGGGGGCTTCAAGAACTGTTACTCTCAAGGCATACAGAGCATTCTTGCACAAAAGCTACCTGGCCGTGGTATTAAAGCCAGCCCTCATGTTGATTCTCGGTTGAAAGTGTTGAAGCGGAAGTATTATTCAATCAAGGATATGTTAGCATCGCCAGGCTTCTCTTGGGATGACGCAAGAAAGATGATCCAATGTGAAAAACAACGATATGATGAATATTGCAGA GATCATCCTAGAGCCAAGGGTATGTATGGCATCCCATTTGTATattttgatacatttgatgcaATATATGGCAAGGACAGATACATCGGAGAAGGGTTGGAAGGGTCTGAAGAAGCAATTGCTAACATGGAGAATGGTGAAAATGCAAATGAAGTTGGAGATGACGAAGTGGAGGAGGATGCGATGTCCACAGGAGTATCTGGTCGCTCCTTGGCTGCAACACTAAGCTCTAAGAGTCAGAAGAAATACAAGCATGATGGAAAAGGGAATAGGACTGAATCAAATTGCCCGTCCCTGGACAAGTTCAAGGATCTACATGGTCAGTTTCAAACTGCCATTCAGCATGTAAGTACGATGGCAGCAGCAATGGAGCTGTTCAAGGATGTACATGATCACTTTCAAAGTGTCGTTCAGCATGCTGGTGCAATGGCCACAGGAATGGAGCAGTTCAAGGATGCCCATGATCGCTTTCAGAGTGTTGTTCAGCATGTCAGCACCACAACAGCAGCAATGGAACAGTTCAAGGATGCTCTTGATCATTTCCAGACTATTACTCAGAATGGCAGGGTGATTGCAGAGGTGGAGTATGGTACTGATATGCAAGAGAAGTCATTGTGTGAAGAGCCCCAAAGGAAGGCCAAAGTAACAGCCATTTCTGAAGTAGAAAAGCTTGGCTTAACTGGAATTGAAGTGGTAACCGCCGCAAGCATTTTCgcaaaggaaccaaaccaaATGGACATGTTTTTAGCACTGCCAGAAATCTATAAGAAGGATTACATACTCCAGATGCTCAGTG GCGGACAATCTATCCAATATTCAGTTGGTTAA